A stretch of Acropora palmata chromosome 9, jaAcrPala1.3, whole genome shotgun sequence DNA encodes these proteins:
- the LOC141892913 gene encoding flavin-containing monooxygenase 5-like, producing the protein MKAENKMSDSSEYDIAVIGAGISGIATAKCLLDDNFRIVVYEKTDHIGGLWQFTEDGYGVMRFTHINVSKQNYCFSDFPFPDNTPDYPSHVQMAEYIKSYAEHFDVIKHIKFNTKVEKIEKVPSGWKISTVKVDKKGNHLSGCKKSFAKFVAIATGHHALPNMPHFDGQETFRGRILHSVDYKDAITNGLVGKKVVVVGIGNSAVDVAVNVTELGGEKPISISTRSGAWIVPNYIQGYPTDHYACRLFFWLPWSVANFIFELIVQSVYGSPWHWNLNPKMRALQTQPTVSPTLVHHIQRRNIEIKPNISALQGNNVIFTDGSEIVADAVVCCTGYHIDLPFLDTNIKDLILDESSNKIKLFKNVFSPEIGASLAFIGFIQPASGGLLSVSETQARWFSELCKGTVKLPTAERMQQEFRQDQERSEGIFYASARHTIQQDPIVYNDEIAALFGAKPQLWKHPSIAWNLIVGTCGAAQYRLQGPHKWDRAKEIVHSVPITPLMHYGTMLIIVLLVIFTFFLFLKIWF; encoded by the exons ATGAAAG CCGAGAACAAAATGAGTGACTCATCCGAATATGACATCGCAGTTATTGGCGCCGGTATCTCTGGGATTGCAACGGCGAAGTGTTTACTGGATGACAATTTCAGGATTGTTGTTTATGAGAAGACAGACCATATTGGGGGACTGTGGCAGTTTACAGAAGATGGATATGGTGTCATGAGATTTACACACAT CAACGTCTCAAAGCAGAACTACTGCTTCTCTGATTTCCCATTCCCTGATAACACTCCTGATTACCCAAGTCACGTACAAATGGCTGAATACATCAAGAGCTATGCAGAGCATTTTGATGTAATCAAACACATTAAATTCAACACCAAGGTGGAGAAAATTGAGAAGGTTCCTTCAGGTTGGAAAATTTCAACAGTGAAAGTTGACAAGAAAGGAAACCACCTATCAGGATGCAAGAAatcctttgcaaaatttgttgccatagcaactgGACATCATGCCTTACCAAACATGCCACACTTTGATGGCCAAGAGACATTTCGTGGAAGAATTTTACACAGTGTTGATTATAAGGATGCCATTACCAATGGTCTTGTGGGAAAGAAAGTTGTTGTGGTAGGAATCGGTAACAGTGCTGTTGATGTAGCAGTAAATGTGACAGAATTGGGTGGTGAAAAGCCTATCTCTATATCTACAAGGTCAGGGGCATGGATAGTTCCTAACTATATCCAGGGATATCCAACAGATCATTACGCTTGTCGTCTCTTCTTTTGGCTTCCTTGGAGTGTGGCAAATTTCATCTTTGAATTGATTGTCCAAAGTGTCTATGGCAGCCCATGGCACTGGAATTTGAACCCCAAAATGCGAGCACTGCAAACACAGCCCACTGTCAGTCCAACCTTAGTTCATCACATACAGAGAAGAAACATAGAAATTAAGCCCAACATTTCAGCTCTTCAGGGAAACAATGTCATTTTCACTGATGGTTCAGAGATTGTTGCAGATGCAGTTGTGTGTTGTACTGGCTACCATATTGACTTGCCATTCCTAGACACTAACATCAAAGATTTGATTTTGGATGAAAGctcaaacaaaatcaaactgttcaaaaatgttttttccccAGAAATTGGTGCCTCGTTAGCATTTATAGGTTTTATCCAGCCTGCATCAGGGGGACTGCTGTCTGTTTCTGAGACTCAGGCCAGATGGTTCTCAGAGCTTTGTAAAGGGACAGTCAAACTTCCCACTGCTGAAAGAATGCAACAAGAATTCCGCCAAGACCAGGAAAGGAGTGAAGGAATTTTCTATGCTTCAGCAAGGCACACAATACAGCAAGATCCCATAGTTTACAATGATGAAATTGCTGCACTTTTTGGAGCAAAGCCTCAACTGTGGAAGCATCCATCAATTGCTTGGAATCTTATTGTTGGTACCTGTGGTGCCGCACAGTACAGGCTGCAGGGACCACACAAGTGGGACAGAGCCAAGGAAATAGTGCACTCTGTTCCAATTACCCCACTCATGCATTATGGAACAATGCTGATAATAGTTTTACTGgtcatttttacattttttcttttcctcaaaatttgGTTCTGA
- the LOC141892916 gene encoding choline-phosphate cytidylyltransferase B-like, translating into MSSLKSKSSPAESRKQNGSRKRKRASSQDFDTNGSAKNKVVCVAPREPACFYEPDLTISVADDPVEGDFEPISLEDAKNGKATRPIRVYADGVYDVYHFGHARALMQAKRAFPTDVYLLVGVSNDEMTHRFKGFTVMTEDERYESLRHCRYVDEVIRDAPWTVDADFLDLHKIDFVAHDDLPYKSAGADDIYKDVKAMGRFVATQRTEGISTSDLIARVVKDYDVYIRRNLARGYTAKELNVSFIKEKEVQMRQKIDELKGKMSDKSQEILTKWEEKSRDFIGSFIDMFGRDGRLNQLFGKGKDSIFHAGARIKKALSPGRNPDLCEVSPQSSPTGLPKVPCLSFDPEISDDDEEEKHSVSVN; encoded by the exons ATGTCTTCTCTCAAAAGTAAATCTTCCCCAGCAgaatcaagaaaacaaaatggctcgCGTAAACGGAAGCGCGCTAGCTCACAGGATTTTGATACAAATGGATCAGCTAAAAACAAAGTTGTATGCGTG GCACCGCGTGAACCGGCTTGTTTTTATGAGCCAGACCTCACAATTTCCGTCGCAGACGATCCCGTTGAAGGAGATTTTGAGCCGATTTCTTTGGAAGATgccaaaaatggaaaag CAACAAGACCCATTCGTGTCTACGCAGACGGTGTTTACGATGTGTATCATTTTGGTCATGCAAGAGCATTGATGCAAGCTAAGCGCGCATTTCCAACAGATGTTTATTTACTGGTTGGAG TTTCCAACGATGAAATGACACACAGGTTCAAAGGGTTCACAGTTATGACTGAGGATGAGCGGTACGAGTCCTTGAGACACTGTCGCTATGTTGATGAGGTTATCCGAGATGCACCTTGGACAGTTGATGCTGATTTCCTTGACCTTCACAAG ATCGATTTTGTCGCTCATGATGACCTGCCATACAAAAGTGCTGGGGCTGATGATATTTACAAGGATGTGAAAGCAATGGGCAGATTTGTAGCTACACAGAGAACTGAGGGCATTTCAACATCAGACCTCATTGCAAGGGTTGTTAAGGATTATGATGTTTACATCAGGAGAAATTTGGCAAGAGGTTACACTGCTAAAGAGTTAAATGTCAGTTTCATCAAG GAAAAAGAAGTTCAAATGCGACAAAAGATTGATGAACTCAAAGGGAAAATGAGTGACAAGTCGCAAGAGATCCTTACAAAGTGGGAAGAAAAGTCTCGTGATTTTATTGGCAGCTTTATTGACATGTTTGGCAGAGATGGGAGACTG AACCAGTTGTTTGGTAAGGGTAAAGACAGCATATTTCATGCAGGTGCACGCATCAAGAAAGCATTATCACCTGGCAGAAATCCTGATTTGTGTGAAGTGTCCCCTCAGTCTTCACCAACTGGATTACCAAAAGTTCCTTGCCTCTCTTTTGACCCTGAAAttagtgatgatgatgaagaggaAAAACATAGTGTGTCAGTCAACTGA
- the LOC141892912 gene encoding uncharacterized protein LOC141892912 isoform X1, producing MATATVAPFVLLRRPLPPKKIQKPTPAHSLMEDEFSETTDYCKISSKSSDVSSMKRFTTTKSKAHKLPTEVKYHGDVPLPIKSVVKPFKMKGPDPWPPRSPRKLRELPVEAFIKDSYTRPPPEFTLKDFERKLSSCAEQNDDSDPMISDQNYEKFTSWFAANKPIQSTIHSIEIDSSVDVPNVTPRVPVRQLLIEMQFQEMDNYFPSPDQELCPVTDYYSSTEVPMTPAVSKQTLPTSRFALLPPIETENVAGDFENKLGLGKNNSMYTPHIPTKSLGQTTAGNSRTVQETKEENTSSTKSEGPLRKELRARFDLDQLTSERKDQCTSPRGESKETKNIHRTMAKEHNLNLDIEAFVAHQGREIILPTSRPEYFQGEELPRTSSPFVSAEVYDSQLSPLEAVVLNAMLTGSSVLNLKGHFLSQLPDLRGLAGTLTHLNLSFNQLWVFPLEILQLVNLVSLKLRNNPIKQIPYDIKVLKRLVVFEIPYNSLTSLPSSLFQLRHLEILDLAYNNLSFIPSDIGKLSGLRELNLEGNQLGALPMGALSLNLKYLRITNNFMHPLLWRETANNQPQRLTDLSALAVFRAEIHLKNQSLPEVLKKIMESYSRCNNCDGPMFGPGVQVIRAPSEIFGFRNVPFLFNVCTQTCRREFRKDPDSLNKWIKRNVPIDLA from the exons ATGGCGACTGCAACTGTGGCACCGTTTGTTCTTTTAAGGCGACCTTTACCGcctaaaaaaatacaaaaaccgACTCCTGCCCACTCTCTAATGGAAGATGAATTCTCAGAGACAACGGATTACTGCAAGATTTCGTCGAAATCGTCAGATGTGTCAAGTATGAAACGATTCACAACCACGAAGTCAAAAGCGCACAAGTTACCTACTGAAGTGAAATATCACGGCGATGTCCCCCTTCCGATAAAATCTGTGGTCAAacctttcaaaatgaaagGACCTGATCCCTGGCCTCCAAGATCTCCGAGAAAATTAAGGGAATTGCCAGTCGAAGCATTTATAAAAGATTCATATACAAGACCTCCACCTGAATTTACGTTGAAAGACTTCGAGAGAAAATTGTCGTCCTGTGCTGAGCAAAACGATGACAGCGATCCCATGATCTCAGATCAAAACTACGAAAAATTCACGAGCTGGTTTGCTGCCAACAAGCCTATACAATCCACGATTCATAGTATCGAAATAGACA GTAGTGTTGATGTTCCAAATGTCACTCCAAGAGTTCCAGTCAGACAATTGCTAATAG AAATGCAATTTCAGGAAATGGACAATTATTTTCCATCACCTGACCAAGAATTATGTCCCGTCACAGATTATTACTCATCCACCGAAGTTCCTATGACACCAGCAGTTTCTAAACAGACCTTACCTACTTCAAGATTTGCACTTCTACCACCAATAGAAACTGAAAATGTTGctggtgattttgaaaataagttAGGTTTGGGGAAAAACAACAGTATGTATACTCCTCACATTCCTACAAAAAGCCTTGGACAAACTACAGCAGGAAATTCAAGAACAGTGCAAGAGACAAAAGAAGAGAACACATCATCCACAAAGAGTGAAGGACCTTTGAGAAAGGAATTAAGAGCTAGATTTGATTTAGATCAGTTaacaagtgaaagaaaagaccAATGCACTTCACCAAGGGGTGAAAGtaaagaaaccaaaaatatCCATAGAACTATGGCTAAAGAGCATAATCTAAACCTTGATAT AGAAGCTTTTGTGGCTCATCAAGGCAGAGAGATTATCCTTCCCACTTCACGGCCAGAATACTTTCAAGGAGAGGAGTTACCAAGAACATCCTCCCCATTTG TTAGCGCTGAGGTTTATGATTCACAGTTATCTCCCTTGGAAGCTGTTGTTTTAAATGCGATGCTGACAGGGTCATCAGTCCTCAATCTCAAAGGTCACTTTCTTAGTCAACTCCCTGATCTCAGGGGACTGGCAGGCACGCTGACACACCTGAATCTATCTTTTAACCAGCTCTGG GTTTTCCCTTTGGAAATTCTTCAACTGGTGAACTTGGTTTCACTCAAGTTGAGGAACAACCCTATCAAACAAATTCCATATG ATATTAAAGTGCTCAAAAGACTTGTGGTGTTTGAAATTCCTTACAACTCTCTTACATCCTTACCTTCAAG TCTCTTTCAGCTAAGACACCTAGAAATTTTAGATCTGGCATACAATAATCTCTCGTTTATCCCATCTGATATTGGGAAATTGag tGGCCTCAGAGAATTGAATCTGGAAGGAAATCAACTTGGCGCTTTGCCTATGGGAGCTCTAAGCCTCAACCTCAAGTATCTTAGGATAACGAATAATTTCATGCACCCTCTCTTGTGGAGAGAAACTGCCAACAATCAGCCTCAG CGACTCACTGACTTGTCAGCTCTAGCGGTTTTCAGAGCAGAAATTCACCTGAAGAATCAAAGCTTACCTGAAGTGCTAAAAAAGATCATGGAAAG CTATTCTCGGTGCAACAACTGTGATGGCCCAATGTTTGGCCCTGGAGTCCAAGTAATCAGGGCTCCCTCAGAGATATTCGGATTCAGGAACGTACCTTTTCTCTTTAACGTTTGTACTCAAACATGCAGAAGAGAGTTCAGGAAAGATCCAGATTCTCTGAACAAGTGGATAAAGAGAAATGTGCCAATTGATTTAGCATAA
- the LOC141892912 gene encoding uncharacterized protein LOC141892912 isoform X2 — MATATVAPFVLLRRPLPPKKIQKPTPAHSLMEDEFSETTDYCKISSKSSDVSSMKRFTTTKSKAHKLPTEVKYHGDVPLPIKSVVKPFKMKGPDPWPPRSPRKLRELPVEAFIKDSYTRPPPEFTLKDFERKLSSCAEQNDDSDPMISDQNYEKFTSWFAANKPIQSTIHSIEIDSSVDVPNVTPRVPVRQLLIEMQFQEMDNYFPSPDQELCPVTDYYSSTEVPMTPAVSKQTLPTSRFALLPPIETENVAGDFENKLGLGKNNSMYTPHIPTKSLGQTTAGNSRTVQETKEENTSSTKSEGPLRKELRARFDLDQLTSERKDQCTSPRGESKETKNIHRTMAKEHNLNLDIEAFVAHQGREIILPTSRPEYFQGEELPRTSSPFVSAEVYDSQLSPLEAVVLNAMLTGSSVLNLKGHFLSQLPDLRGLAGTLTHLNLSFNQLWVFPLEILQLVNLVSLKLRNNPIKQIPYDIKVLKRLVVFEIPYNSLTSLPSSGLRELNLEGNQLGALPMGALSLNLKYLRITNNFMHPLLWRETANNQPQRLTDLSALAVFRAEIHLKNQSLPEVLKKIMESYSRCNNCDGPMFGPGVQVIRAPSEIFGFRNVPFLFNVCTQTCRREFRKDPDSLNKWIKRNVPIDLA; from the exons ATGGCGACTGCAACTGTGGCACCGTTTGTTCTTTTAAGGCGACCTTTACCGcctaaaaaaatacaaaaaccgACTCCTGCCCACTCTCTAATGGAAGATGAATTCTCAGAGACAACGGATTACTGCAAGATTTCGTCGAAATCGTCAGATGTGTCAAGTATGAAACGATTCACAACCACGAAGTCAAAAGCGCACAAGTTACCTACTGAAGTGAAATATCACGGCGATGTCCCCCTTCCGATAAAATCTGTGGTCAAacctttcaaaatgaaagGACCTGATCCCTGGCCTCCAAGATCTCCGAGAAAATTAAGGGAATTGCCAGTCGAAGCATTTATAAAAGATTCATATACAAGACCTCCACCTGAATTTACGTTGAAAGACTTCGAGAGAAAATTGTCGTCCTGTGCTGAGCAAAACGATGACAGCGATCCCATGATCTCAGATCAAAACTACGAAAAATTCACGAGCTGGTTTGCTGCCAACAAGCCTATACAATCCACGATTCATAGTATCGAAATAGACA GTAGTGTTGATGTTCCAAATGTCACTCCAAGAGTTCCAGTCAGACAATTGCTAATAG AAATGCAATTTCAGGAAATGGACAATTATTTTCCATCACCTGACCAAGAATTATGTCCCGTCACAGATTATTACTCATCCACCGAAGTTCCTATGACACCAGCAGTTTCTAAACAGACCTTACCTACTTCAAGATTTGCACTTCTACCACCAATAGAAACTGAAAATGTTGctggtgattttgaaaataagttAGGTTTGGGGAAAAACAACAGTATGTATACTCCTCACATTCCTACAAAAAGCCTTGGACAAACTACAGCAGGAAATTCAAGAACAGTGCAAGAGACAAAAGAAGAGAACACATCATCCACAAAGAGTGAAGGACCTTTGAGAAAGGAATTAAGAGCTAGATTTGATTTAGATCAGTTaacaagtgaaagaaaagaccAATGCACTTCACCAAGGGGTGAAAGtaaagaaaccaaaaatatCCATAGAACTATGGCTAAAGAGCATAATCTAAACCTTGATAT AGAAGCTTTTGTGGCTCATCAAGGCAGAGAGATTATCCTTCCCACTTCACGGCCAGAATACTTTCAAGGAGAGGAGTTACCAAGAACATCCTCCCCATTTG TTAGCGCTGAGGTTTATGATTCACAGTTATCTCCCTTGGAAGCTGTTGTTTTAAATGCGATGCTGACAGGGTCATCAGTCCTCAATCTCAAAGGTCACTTTCTTAGTCAACTCCCTGATCTCAGGGGACTGGCAGGCACGCTGACACACCTGAATCTATCTTTTAACCAGCTCTGG GTTTTCCCTTTGGAAATTCTTCAACTGGTGAACTTGGTTTCACTCAAGTTGAGGAACAACCCTATCAAACAAATTCCATATG ATATTAAAGTGCTCAAAAGACTTGTGGTGTTTGAAATTCCTTACAACTCTCTTACATCCTTACCTTCAAG tGGCCTCAGAGAATTGAATCTGGAAGGAAATCAACTTGGCGCTTTGCCTATGGGAGCTCTAAGCCTCAACCTCAAGTATCTTAGGATAACGAATAATTTCATGCACCCTCTCTTGTGGAGAGAAACTGCCAACAATCAGCCTCAG CGACTCACTGACTTGTCAGCTCTAGCGGTTTTCAGAGCAGAAATTCACCTGAAGAATCAAAGCTTACCTGAAGTGCTAAAAAAGATCATGGAAAG CTATTCTCGGTGCAACAACTGTGATGGCCCAATGTTTGGCCCTGGAGTCCAAGTAATCAGGGCTCCCTCAGAGATATTCGGATTCAGGAACGTACCTTTTCTCTTTAACGTTTGTACTCAAACATGCAGAAGAGAGTTCAGGAAAGATCCAGATTCTCTGAACAAGTGGATAAAGAGAAATGTGCCAATTGATTTAGCATAA